The following proteins come from a genomic window of Nicotiana tomentosiformis chromosome 12, ASM39032v3, whole genome shotgun sequence:
- the LOC104114259 gene encoding MFP1 attachment factor 1-like: protein MAEMEETPQTQLEPTNSHDTQKNFSFRIWPPTQRTRDAVIQRLIETLSTPSILSKRYGTLTNEEASDIARCIEEEAFTFAGSSVSPDDDGIEILQVYSKEISKRMLDAVKSRSAATTSPEAESKPSESLANASESSAHTGETSSIETES from the exons ATGGCTGAAATGGAAGAAACTCCACAGACCCAATTAGAACCCACTAATTCCCACGATACCCAGAAAAATTTTTCATTCAGAATTTGGCCACCCACACAGCGCACCCGTGACGCCGTCATTCAGCGTCTCATCGAAACTCTCTCTACCCCTTCTATCCTCTCGAAACGTTACGGCACTCTCACAAATGAAGAGGCTTCAGATATTGCCAGGTGCATAGAGGAAGAGGCCTTTACCTTTGCTGGATCCTCTGTCTCCCCTGACGATGATGGAATCGAGATCCTTCAG GTATACTCCAAGGAGATTAGCAAGCGTATGCTGGACGCTGTGAAGTCTAGATCTGCTGCTACCACTTCCCCGGAAGCTGAAAGTAAACCATCAGAGTCGCTGGCGAATGCTTCGGAGTCTTCTGCTCACACTGGGGAAACCTCATCCATTGAAACCGAGTCTTGA
- the LOC104114257 gene encoding uncharacterized protein isoform X1 produces the protein MQEKHQQKSKAHTIVRNKRNSVKNSRTMTDSDCTEFERTKPRKRRQKLIKRPISRSKTVCDYLEELYKKKGSIREDALGKLINEFKKAVRYEFAQNICVTLTHRCENSLKRGSALEIDLALQLIGLLAITLGAGDHAHEIYEYSLEFLPQVLKSKSSHSAKVLECLAIVTLIGAKNTDETERSMEIIWKIMNEKETKPSVVAAAISAWSLLLSEINGWCVNHKKWKGLFSYLLKQLEEDYDQNVNSACVEALGVIFENGSLEKFSDDAENYANLKDMKDDILIRASSVTKENALKLLEDNSEKKITLTICETTLTLSTFSLVKQINYLKRYLGDGFKNHMKDNEHLHNIFQFWPETTSEDGEDLYQPEFEGVALRVFAPHIRREACTKRISMSPSSFLSKANTQLRNKYRMLAEKTKAGEYGVDQEFEYDEY, from the exons atgCAAGAAAAACATCAACAGAAATCAAAGGCACATACCATAGTACGTAACAAGAGAAATTCAGTGAAGAATTCAAGAACAATGACAGATTCAGATTGTACGGAGTTTGAGAGAACGAAACCCAGAAAGAGGCGTCAAAAGCTTATTAAGCGTCCAATTTCAAGATCAAAAACTGTTTGTGATTATTTAGAAGAACTGTATAAAAAGAA gGGATCCATAAGAGAAGACGCACTAGGCAAATTGATCAATGAATTTAAGAAAGCGGTGCGATATGAATTTGCTCAGAATAT TTGTGTTACTTTAACACACCGATGCGAAAATTCGTTGAAGCGGGGTTCTGCTTTGGAAATTGATCTTGCACTACAACTTATAG GATTGTTAGCAATAACACTTGGGGCTGGAGATCATGCACATGAGATATATGAATATTCACTAGAGTTTCTTCCTCAAGTTCTCAAATCCAAGTCATCTCATTCTGCCAAG GTATTAGAATGTTTGGCTATTGTCACCCTTATTGGTGCCAAAAATACTGATGAAACAGAAAGATCCATGGAGATTATTTGGAAAATCATGAATGAAAAAGAGACAAAACCCAGT GTTGTTGCTGCAGCAATATCTGCCTGGTCTCTTCTCCTTTCAGAAATAAATGGATGGTGTGTTAATCACAAGAAATGGAAAGG GTTGTTCTCGTATTTGCTGAAACAACTAGAGGAAGATTATGATCAAAATGTCAATTCTGCCTGCGTAGAAGCACTTGGTGTAATTTTTGAAAATGGCAGCCTTGAGAAATTTTCAGATGATGCAGAAAATTATGCAAACTTAAAAGACATGAAAGATGATATATTGATAAGAGCTTCAAGTGTCACCAAAGAAAATGCTTTAAAACTTCTTGAG GATAATAGTGAAAAGAAAATCACACTCACAATATGTGAAACTACATTGACCTTAAGCACTTTTTCCCTCGTGAAGCAG attaattatttaaaaagaTATCTAGGCGATGGCTTTAAAAATCACATGAAG GATAACGAGCACCTCcataatatttttcaattttggcCAGAGACAACTTCTGAAGATGGCGAAGATTTGTATCAACCCGAATTTGAAGGG GTGGCTCTTCGGGTTTTTGCACCTCACATTAGAAGGGAAGCTTGCACAAAG AGGATTTCCATGTCGCCTAGTTCTTTCCTGAGCAAGGCAAATACTCAATTGAGGAACAAGTACAGGATGCTTGCAGAG AAGACTAAGGCTGGAGAATATGGAGTTGATCAAGAGTTTGAATATGATGAATACTAG
- the LOC104114257 gene encoding uncharacterized protein isoform X2, translating to MQEKHQQKSKAHTIVRNKRNSVKNSRTMTDSDCTEFERTKPRKRRQKLIKRPISRSKTVCDYLEELYKKKGSIREDALGKLINEFKKAVRYEFAQNICVTLTHRCENSLKRGSALEIDLALQLIGLLAITLGAGDHAHEIYEYSLEFLPQVLKSKSSHSAKVVAAAISAWSLLLSEINGWCVNHKKWKGLFSYLLKQLEEDYDQNVNSACVEALGVIFENGSLEKFSDDAENYANLKDMKDDILIRASSVTKENALKLLEDNSEKKITLTICETTLTLSTFSLVKQINYLKRYLGDGFKNHMKDNEHLHNIFQFWPETTSEDGEDLYQPEFEGVALRVFAPHIRREACTKRISMSPSSFLSKANTQLRNKYRMLAEKTKAGEYGVDQEFEYDEY from the exons atgCAAGAAAAACATCAACAGAAATCAAAGGCACATACCATAGTACGTAACAAGAGAAATTCAGTGAAGAATTCAAGAACAATGACAGATTCAGATTGTACGGAGTTTGAGAGAACGAAACCCAGAAAGAGGCGTCAAAAGCTTATTAAGCGTCCAATTTCAAGATCAAAAACTGTTTGTGATTATTTAGAAGAACTGTATAAAAAGAA gGGATCCATAAGAGAAGACGCACTAGGCAAATTGATCAATGAATTTAAGAAAGCGGTGCGATATGAATTTGCTCAGAATAT TTGTGTTACTTTAACACACCGATGCGAAAATTCGTTGAAGCGGGGTTCTGCTTTGGAAATTGATCTTGCACTACAACTTATAG GATTGTTAGCAATAACACTTGGGGCTGGAGATCATGCACATGAGATATATGAATATTCACTAGAGTTTCTTCCTCAAGTTCTCAAATCCAAGTCATCTCATTCTGCCAAG GTTGTTGCTGCAGCAATATCTGCCTGGTCTCTTCTCCTTTCAGAAATAAATGGATGGTGTGTTAATCACAAGAAATGGAAAGG GTTGTTCTCGTATTTGCTGAAACAACTAGAGGAAGATTATGATCAAAATGTCAATTCTGCCTGCGTAGAAGCACTTGGTGTAATTTTTGAAAATGGCAGCCTTGAGAAATTTTCAGATGATGCAGAAAATTATGCAAACTTAAAAGACATGAAAGATGATATATTGATAAGAGCTTCAAGTGTCACCAAAGAAAATGCTTTAAAACTTCTTGAG GATAATAGTGAAAAGAAAATCACACTCACAATATGTGAAACTACATTGACCTTAAGCACTTTTTCCCTCGTGAAGCAG attaattatttaaaaagaTATCTAGGCGATGGCTTTAAAAATCACATGAAG GATAACGAGCACCTCcataatatttttcaattttggcCAGAGACAACTTCTGAAGATGGCGAAGATTTGTATCAACCCGAATTTGAAGGG GTGGCTCTTCGGGTTTTTGCACCTCACATTAGAAGGGAAGCTTGCACAAAG AGGATTTCCATGTCGCCTAGTTCTTTCCTGAGCAAGGCAAATACTCAATTGAGGAACAAGTACAGGATGCTTGCAGAG AAGACTAAGGCTGGAGAATATGGAGTTGATCAAGAGTTTGAATATGATGAATACTAG
- the LOC138903063 gene encoding uncharacterized protein has protein sequence MYKSIQSPSREDLNTSHNIARKGQSKQRLIQLEEPIQKQGMSKLPMHISMLQSSSKVDRNISRMIGRTQGEREKQLDIQELQNCQKVKTNSVLPSTSLNQFIEKYGIHVGGEKHPHNHAVNEIRFTSSSFIDEHEIELVNFAAQEEVGDDEFVGDEDMNIDCAIGTSEKKRVRGKTTCKNIHARSFEEREEVTFDKGQAMGPTDKRMSDLTNFIRTIVRNPRFIPLVHTSWHAVSKNIKQRMWEYVNRATKENNEEPSKSEMFITTRTKKGKEVYTDTQVAIVIRVAS, from the exons ATGTACAAATCAATTCAATCGCCTTCAAGGGAAGATCTGAACACTTCACATAATATTGCAAGAAAAGGACAAAGTAAACAAAGGTTAATTCAATTGGAGGAGCCCATTCAAAAACAAGGAATGAGTAAATTACCTATGCACATATCCATGCTCCAATCATCTTCAAAGGTAGATCGTAACATTTCCCGTATGATTGGAAGAACACAAGGTGAAAGAGAGAAACAACTTGATATCCAGGAGCTACAGAATTGCCAAAAGGTAAAGACAAACTCCGTCCTACCATCGACGAGTCTTAATCAATTTATTGAAAAATATGGGATACACGTTGGTGGTGAAAAACATCCTCATAATCACGCAGTAAATGAAATCAGATTTACGTCATCCTCTTTTATTGATGAGCATGAAATAGAATTGGTTAATTTTGCTGCACAAGAAGAAGTTGGTGATGATGAGTTTGTCGGAGACGAGGATATGAACATCGATTGTGCTATAG GGACATCAGAGAAGAAAAGAGTTCGAGGAAAAACAACATGTAAGAATATTCATGCAAGAAGTTTTGAAGAAAGAGAGGAGGTGACATTTGACAAAGGACAAGCAATGGGACCAACTGACAAGAGAATGTCTGATTTGACCAACTTTATACGAACAATTGTAAGAAATCCTAGATTTATCCCCTTGGTGCATACTAGTTGGCATGCTGTGTCAAAGAATATTAAGCAACGAATGTGGGAATATGTCAAC CGCGCAACCAAAGAGAACAACGAGGAACCATCAAAGTCTGAAATGTTTATTACAACCCGTACAAAGAAAGGGAAGGAAGTTTATACGGATACTCAAGTTGCAATAGTAATTCGTGTTGCAAGTTAA